A single genomic interval of Lathyrus oleraceus cultivar Zhongwan6 chromosome 7, CAAS_Psat_ZW6_1.0, whole genome shotgun sequence harbors:
- the LOC127101110 gene encoding uncharacterized membrane protein At1g16860, producing the protein MGSRFPSHQLSNGLYVSGRPEQPKEKAPTMSSVAMPYTGGDIKRSGELGKMFDIPMDGSKSRKSGPLNNAPIRTGSFGGAVSHSGPIMQNAAARSAYVTSGNLSAAGMSTSASMKRTNSGPLNKHGEPVKKSSGPQSGGGTRQNSGPIPPVLPTTGLITSGPLNSSGAPRKVSGPLESLGSMKAHSAAVVHNPAVTTLSVDDEYSFKKNFPKPILWSVILIFVMGFIAGGFILGAVHNAILLIVVVILFGAVAALFTWNSCRGRKAIVGFISQYPDAELRTAKNGQFVKVSGVVTCGNVPLESSFQKVPRCVYTSTSLYEYRGWDSKAANAKHRRFTWGLRSTERHVVDFYISDFQSGLRALVKTGFGARVTPYVDDSVVIDVNPENKDMSPDFLRWLGKRNLSSDDRVMQLKEGYIKEGSTVSVMGVVHRNDNVLMIVPPPEPLTTGCQWAKCIFPASLEGIVLRCEDTSKIDVIPV; encoded by the exons ATGGGTTCGAGATTCCCATCTCATCAGCTCAGCAATGGTCTGTATGTATCAGGCCGTCCTGAACAGCCGAAAGAAAAGGCTCCAACGATGAGCTCAGTTGCCATGCCTTATACGGGCGGAGACATCAAGAGGTCGGGAGAGTTAGGGAAAATGTTTGATATACCTATGGATGGCTCTAAATCTAGAAAATCAGGTCCATTAAATAATGCTCCTATAAGGACCGGATCATTTGGAGGCGCTGTTTCGCACTCCGGACCAATTATGCAAAACGCGGCTGCCCGTTCTGCTTATGTCACATCAGGTAATCTATCTGCTGCAGGCATGTCCACTTCAGCTTCGATGAAAAGGACGAACTCTGGTCCGTTGAATAAACACGGGGAACCGGTCAAGAAGTCGTCTGGTCCTCAATCAGGTGGTGGTACACGCCAAAACTCGGGTCCAATACCTCCTGTTCTTCCAACAACCGGTCTGATTACATCTGGCCCGCTAAACTCGTCAGGGGCTCCAAGGAAGGTGTCTGGTCCATTAGAGTCTTTAGGGTCGATGAAAGCGCATAGTGCTGCTGTAGTTCATAATCCAGCTGTGACTACTCTCAGTGTGGATGATGAGTATTCCTTCAAAAAGAACTTCCCTAAGCCGATATTGTGGTCTGTGATTCTGATTTTTGTTATGGGATTCATTGCTGGTGGCTTTATTCTCGGAGCTGTCCACAATGCTATATTGCTTATTGTTGTAGTAATTCTTTTTGGTGCGGTTGCGGCATTGTTCACTTGGAATAGTTGCCGGGGAAGAAAAGCTATTGTTGGTTTCATTTCTCAGTATCCAGACGCAGAGCTAAGAACTGCCAAGAATGGACAGTTTGTGAAGGTTTCTGGG GTGGTTACTTGCGGGAATGTTCCATTAGAGTCCTCCTTTCAAAAAGTTCCAAGATGTGTATATACATCCACTAGCTTGTATGAATATAGAGGATGGGATTCCAAAGCAGCTAACGCAAAACACCGCCGTTTTACCTGGGGACTTCGTTCGACAGAG AGGCATGTGGTGGATTTTTACATCTCTGATTTCCAATCGGGATTGAGAGCATTGGTTAAAACAGGCTTCGGTGCAAGGGTGACTCCTTATGTTGACGATTCGGTTGTAATTGATGTAAATCCAGAGAATAAAGACATGTCCCCCGATTTCCTTCGATGGTTGGGGAAGAGAAACCTTTCAAGCGACGACCGTGTTATGCAATTAAAAGAAGG GTACATAAAAGAAGGTAGCACGGTTAGCGTAATGGGAGTTGTTCATAGAAACGACAACGTGCTAATGATTGTGCCTCCGCCGGAGCCTCTAACAACGGGGTGCCAATGGGCGAAATGTATATTTCCAGCGAGTCTGGAAGGAATTGTTTTGAGATGCGAAGATACGTCGAAGATCGATGTGATTCCAGTGTAG